The Mycobacteriales bacterium genome has a window encoding:
- a CDS encoding alpha/beta hydrolase-fold protein: protein MTLTGTWFFVLTVGAAIAAFVITVLCWPHARRDGVPAKARALLTRAGLLLTVNALVLLVAGTALNDTYQFYADWTDLGSSLFSSPPKVTAEHSGGSTAQTFGSKAIPTTPPRRARRHRVKARLAYDKLVAEAGVADRLRTYTVHGPRSGLTGTVGVVLPKTYGDARYVDHHYPVLEAYHGFPGAPFQGIDAIHLNTHLDSQVAAGKIADTMIVAPQLEIPNDVDTECLNGVRGTAQIETWITQDIPTWVKQHFRVQTARTSWSTIGLSMGGWCAAMSTMLHPQTYSAGIILGGYFLPSFGDYHPYPRNSWLTGHYDLPALAKRNPPPVALWLESSRRDDLSFPSTQKLLAAARAPTSINADILTHAGHRSSVWEALLNRALDWLGRTVPGFHPSPTAQHAGEVALGPHHKH, encoded by the coding sequence GTGACTCTGACCGGAACGTGGTTCTTCGTCCTGACGGTGGGCGCCGCGATTGCGGCGTTCGTCATCACCGTGCTGTGTTGGCCGCACGCGCGGCGGGACGGCGTACCGGCGAAGGCGCGGGCTCTGCTGACCCGGGCCGGGCTGCTGCTGACCGTCAACGCCCTGGTGTTGCTGGTCGCGGGCACCGCCCTGAACGACACCTACCAGTTCTACGCAGACTGGACGGACCTGGGCAGCAGCCTGTTCAGCAGCCCCCCGAAAGTTACCGCCGAGCACAGCGGCGGCAGCACCGCGCAGACGTTCGGATCGAAAGCCATCCCCACCACCCCACCCCGCCGCGCCCGCCGGCACCGGGTGAAGGCCCGCCTCGCCTACGACAAGCTCGTGGCGGAAGCCGGGGTCGCCGACCGGCTCCGTACCTACACCGTGCACGGCCCGCGGAGCGGCCTCACCGGCACCGTCGGCGTCGTACTCCCCAAGACCTACGGCGACGCGCGGTACGTCGACCACCACTACCCTGTACTCGAGGCCTACCACGGCTTTCCCGGCGCACCGTTCCAGGGCATCGACGCGATCCACCTCAACACCCACCTTGACTCCCAGGTCGCTGCGGGCAAGATCGCCGACACCATGATCGTCGCGCCGCAGCTGGAGATCCCCAACGACGTCGACACCGAATGTCTCAACGGCGTCCGCGGCACCGCGCAGATCGAAACCTGGATCACCCAGGACATCCCCACCTGGGTCAAGCAACACTTCCGCGTGCAGACCGCCCGCACGTCCTGGTCGACGATCGGCCTGTCGATGGGCGGGTGGTGCGCGGCGATGTCGACGATGCTGCACCCGCAGACCTACTCCGCCGGCATCATCCTCGGCGGCTACTTCCTCCCCTCGTTCGGTGACTACCACCCGTACCCCCGCAACAGCTGGCTCACCGGGCACTACGATCTGCCCGCGCTGGCGAAGCGCAACCCACCGCCGGTCGCGCTGTGGTTGGAGAGCTCCCGCCGCGACGATCTGTCGTTTCCGTCGACCCAGAAACTGCTCGCGGCGGCGCGCGCGCCCACGTCGATCAACGCGGACATCCTGACCCACGCCGGGCACCGGTCGAGTGTGTGGGAAGCGCTGCTCAACCGCGCCCTCGACTGGCTCGGCCGCACCGTTCCCGGCTTCCACCCCAGTCCCACGGCGCAGCATGCGGGCGAGGTCGCACTCGGACCTCATCACAAGCACTAG
- a CDS encoding HAMP domain-containing sensor histidine kinase codes for MNRSGAAPADRALLRRATRAIAVQTGVAVAIVVVAVAGIAFLVDARAQTARVQETVRTAARTADDVTDPPAGVVLLARSADGRLQRSPGAPARLTGLDPSKFGLGRSTFTVGSDSYQAFTSVRANGTRFVAVLNTGELGEERDRLGRALLLAGVIGIVGAAVIGGLIGRRATRPLGDALALQRRFVADASHELRTPLTVLHTRAQILSRHVGANNDPALTDQVRELVADTRALGEVVEDLLLSAELQHRPDRQERVDLAAVGADVVRAFAPYAEELGVELRFEASSPNEGVVAGVRSSLHRAVGALVDNALAHNRTGGHVTVGVRRRGDEVVLTVADDGEGLDPEIADTLLRRFGRGEQASGHGRRFGLGLALVREVVQAHRGRLDLDGRPGVGATVTMVLPALERVDPRPPLQ; via the coding sequence GTGAACCGGTCGGGCGCAGCGCCGGCGGATCGTGCGCTCCTGCGACGGGCGACGCGCGCAATCGCCGTACAGACCGGGGTCGCGGTGGCGATCGTCGTCGTCGCGGTCGCCGGAATCGCCTTCCTCGTCGATGCTCGGGCGCAGACCGCACGGGTGCAGGAGACGGTGCGTACCGCCGCGAGGACCGCCGACGACGTCACCGATCCGCCCGCCGGGGTCGTTTTGCTCGCGCGGTCCGCGGACGGCCGGCTACAACGCAGTCCGGGTGCGCCGGCGAGGCTCACCGGGCTCGACCCGTCGAAGTTCGGTCTGGGCCGGTCGACGTTCACCGTCGGTTCGGACAGCTATCAGGCCTTCACGTCGGTCCGGGCGAACGGCACCCGCTTCGTCGCCGTACTCAACACCGGTGAGCTCGGCGAGGAACGCGACCGACTGGGACGTGCACTCCTGCTGGCGGGCGTGATCGGCATCGTGGGGGCCGCCGTCATCGGTGGCCTGATCGGGCGCCGCGCCACCCGCCCGCTCGGTGACGCCCTCGCGCTGCAGCGGCGATTCGTCGCCGACGCGAGCCACGAGCTACGGACGCCGCTGACCGTGCTGCACACCCGTGCCCAGATCCTCTCCCGACACGTCGGCGCGAACAACGATCCGGCCCTGACCGACCAGGTACGCGAACTGGTGGCGGACACCCGCGCGCTCGGCGAGGTGGTGGAGGATCTGCTGCTCTCGGCCGAGCTGCAACACCGACCCGACCGGCAGGAGCGGGTCGACCTGGCCGCGGTGGGCGCCGACGTCGTCCGCGCATTCGCTCCGTACGCAGAAGAACTCGGGGTCGAGCTCCGGTTCGAGGCGTCGTCGCCGAATGAGGGGGTGGTCGCGGGGGTCCGCTCGTCTCTGCACCGGGCCGTGGGTGCCCTGGTCGACAATGCGCTGGCCCATAACCGAACCGGAGGTCACGTGACGGTCGGCGTACGACGCCGTGGCGACGAGGTGGTCCTGACGGTGGCCGATGACGGCGAGGGCCTGGACCCCGAGATCGCCGACACTCTGCTGCGCCGATTCGGCCGCGGTGAGCAGGCATCGGGCCATGGACGGCGGTTCGGTCTCGGCCTGGCGCTGGTGCGGGAGGTGGTGCAGGCGCACCGCGGTCGGCTGGACCTCGACGGCCGCCCGGGCGTCGGAGCGACGGTCACGATGGTCCTTCCAGCACTCGAGCGCGTTGACCCGCGGCCGCCTCTTCAGTAG
- a CDS encoding linear amide C-N hydrolase: MCTRIFWSDNDVAKVVSRTMDWQVSDEPRLWTLPAGMHRSGGVPDGLSWQSRYGSVGLSMWDAGTSDGVNDQGLGAHLLYLEAADFGAPDARPAVANTHWGQWVLDNFATVADAVDAMSSIRITSNPLRGQRLNCHLAIDDVTGDSAIIEAIDGKLVVHHGAEFGVMANDPLFDDQLANLHRYRPFGGDLPLPGDILSTDRFVRATYFLEHLPPPQNVDEAVAGVIHIGSNVAVPPGAPYDDFSVYPTWWMSAIDLTSRTYYFWSRLSPALTWLSLDDIDLSAGAPIRALQMEKSGLAGDIAPDLTTWAQPLPY, encoded by the coding sequence ATGTGTACGCGCATATTCTGGTCGGACAACGACGTCGCCAAGGTCGTCTCCCGCACCATGGACTGGCAGGTCAGCGACGAGCCGCGGCTCTGGACGCTTCCGGCCGGAATGCACCGTAGCGGCGGCGTACCCGACGGGTTGAGCTGGCAGTCGCGGTACGGCAGCGTCGGGCTGAGCATGTGGGATGCGGGTACCTCGGACGGCGTGAACGACCAGGGACTCGGTGCGCATCTGCTGTATCTCGAGGCCGCCGACTTCGGCGCTCCCGACGCACGGCCGGCTGTCGCGAACACCCATTGGGGACAGTGGGTCCTCGACAACTTCGCCACCGTCGCCGACGCGGTCGACGCCATGTCGAGCATTCGGATCACCTCGAACCCGTTGCGCGGCCAGCGCCTGAACTGCCACCTGGCGATCGACGACGTGACGGGTGACTCGGCGATCATCGAAGCGATCGACGGGAAGCTCGTCGTCCACCACGGCGCGGAATTCGGCGTGATGGCCAACGACCCGCTGTTCGACGACCAGCTCGCCAACCTGCACCGCTACCGGCCGTTCGGCGGCGACCTTCCGCTGCCCGGTGACATCCTGTCCACCGACCGGTTCGTGCGCGCCACCTACTTCCTGGAGCACCTGCCGCCGCCACAGAACGTCGACGAGGCCGTCGCGGGCGTCATCCACATCGGCAGCAACGTGGCGGTCCCGCCGGGAGCGCCGTACGACGACTTCAGCGTCTACCCGACATGGTGGATGTCGGCGATCGACCTCACCAGCCGCACCTACTACTTCTGGTCACGCCTCAGCCCGGCGCTGACCTGGCTCTCGCTCGATGACATCGACCTTTCTGCCGGGGCACCGATCCGAGCCCTGCAGATGGAGAAGTCGGGTCTGGCCGGGGACATCGCGCCCGACCTGACGACCTGGGCCCAGCCGCTGCCCTACTAG
- a CDS encoding MFS transporter: MTARSTSRWVLGLASVASFMVALDILVVTTALTTIRQALGASVESLEWTVTAYNLTFAVLLMIASALGDRYGRRRLFAAGIALFTLGSAICAASPDARVLVVGRSVQGVGAAVVSPLAFALVGAAFPAERRGRALGLVAGVTGLATLAGPVIGGVISATIGWNWIFWINVPIGLISVPLVLSRIEESYGAARRLDVPGLVLVTGACLGLVWGLVRAAGAGVGGGEVAAALVAGAVAAVAFVVRERRAPEPMLPMRFFRIRAFAAGNVVTMLHSAVIMGTVFWMAQFLQSGLGYGPLGAGLRMLPWTGTMPVVAPLAGALADRFGNRVVMVGGLTLQGAGLAWLAVVAAPGLAYPVMVPALVIAGIGGSAVFPAVQSAVVGAVGPAAVGQAAGANSMLREVGGMIGIAVLSAVFAVVGGFASARVFSDGFGAAIGVASGLAFAGALASIVVPRPRAVPAPTADPAVVATPAS, encoded by the coding sequence ATGACAGCACGATCCACCAGTCGCTGGGTCCTCGGACTCGCCTCCGTAGCGTCGTTCATGGTGGCGCTCGACATCCTCGTCGTGACCACGGCGCTGACCACCATCCGGCAAGCGCTGGGCGCGTCGGTCGAGTCGCTGGAATGGACGGTCACCGCCTACAACCTGACCTTCGCGGTGCTGCTGATGATCGCCTCGGCGCTCGGTGATCGATACGGACGGCGGCGCCTGTTCGCCGCCGGCATCGCGCTGTTCACCCTCGGGTCGGCGATCTGCGCCGCCAGTCCGGACGCGAGAGTGCTCGTCGTCGGGCGGTCTGTGCAGGGTGTCGGCGCCGCTGTGGTGTCGCCATTGGCGTTCGCGCTCGTGGGCGCGGCCTTTCCGGCCGAGCGACGCGGCCGGGCGCTCGGACTGGTGGCCGGGGTGACCGGCCTGGCCACGCTCGCCGGGCCCGTGATCGGAGGAGTGATCAGCGCGACGATCGGCTGGAATTGGATCTTCTGGATCAACGTGCCGATCGGCCTGATCAGCGTTCCACTCGTCCTGTCCCGGATCGAAGAGAGCTACGGCGCGGCCCGTCGGCTCGACGTACCCGGCCTCGTCCTCGTCACCGGTGCCTGCCTTGGTCTGGTCTGGGGGCTGGTGCGCGCCGCCGGCGCCGGGGTGGGCGGCGGCGAGGTGGCAGCCGCGCTCGTGGCCGGTGCGGTCGCTGCCGTCGCGTTCGTGGTCCGCGAGCGACGCGCACCTGAGCCCATGCTGCCGATGCGGTTTTTCCGCATCCGGGCGTTCGCGGCGGGCAACGTCGTCACCATGCTGCACTCGGCCGTCATCATGGGGACCGTCTTCTGGATGGCGCAGTTCCTGCAGTCCGGGCTCGGCTACGGGCCGCTCGGTGCCGGCCTGCGCATGCTGCCCTGGACGGGCACCATGCCGGTCGTCGCCCCGCTGGCCGGAGCCCTCGCCGACCGGTTCGGAAACCGGGTGGTGATGGTCGGCGGGCTGACGCTGCAGGGCGCGGGGCTCGCCTGGCTCGCGGTGGTGGCCGCGCCGGGTCTCGCGTATCCAGTCATGGTTCCGGCACTGGTGATCGCCGGGATCGGCGGTTCCGCCGTGTTTCCCGCCGTGCAGAGCGCGGTGGTCGGCGCGGTAGGCCCGGCAGCGGTCGGGCAGGCGGCGGGCGCCAACAGCATGCTCCGCGAGGTCGGCGGCATGATTGGCATCGCGGTCCTCAGCGCGGTCTTCGCCGTCGTCGGCGGGTTCGCCTCGGCGCGTGTCTTCAGCGACGGCTTCGGCGCGGCGATCGGCGTGGCGAGCGGGCTCGCCTTCGCCGGTGCATTGGCGAGCATCGTGGTTCCCCGACCGCGCGCCGTACCCGCGCCGACGGCGGATCCGGCTGTCGTCGCTACCCCGGCGTCGTGA
- a CDS encoding ABC transporter ATP-binding protein, with protein sequence MRTLFQAFPGRTALLAAFALIEGALPAAFAALVGVLIGALPAAVSGGFGSAGGHRVVLTLVWIGVVLVVQELVSSVKAVTSNDLYRRFDAHLLGAIMAAAMDWPDLDLFDDPEKAAALDRARKMAAYGPGELVSGLSTKWQTLSQGAASAVLLAVYFPYAAIPLALLWVLFGRALQASYYRANPFWAEPLRRADYLKRLGTMPDWAKELRIFGLVEWIADRFTGQWRQVMAELQRARRADHRVMAAWSTALFLGNAGATALVVRSAWTGSLGLGGLAVATQAIFGMALLASQQGDIWIENGAVPVPEVHALQDMVADRPGEVAGRTADALPARSIRFEHLSFTYPGRSEPVYDDFDLEIEAGTSLAVVGINGAGKTTLVKLLTGLCHPQRGRITVDGTDLSALTTASWRRAVGAIFQDFVHYELPARENVGFGAVEMLGDPGSDARVQAAAHSAGAKALVDGLPRGLDTTLSRRFDGGVDLSGGQWQRIALARALMAVEGGARVLVLDEPTAHLDVRAEADLFDRFLDLTRGLTTVLISHRFSTVRRADRIVVLDAGRVVEDGSHADLVAAGGRYAHMFRLQADRYVGDHSG encoded by the coding sequence GTGCGAACGTTGTTTCAGGCGTTTCCCGGCCGTACCGCGTTGCTGGCCGCCTTCGCGCTTATCGAAGGCGCCCTGCCGGCCGCGTTCGCCGCGCTCGTCGGCGTGCTGATCGGCGCGCTGCCGGCCGCCGTGAGCGGCGGATTCGGCTCCGCCGGCGGGCACCGCGTCGTGCTCACCCTGGTCTGGATCGGCGTCGTACTCGTCGTGCAGGAGCTCGTCAGCAGCGTCAAGGCGGTCACCTCCAACGATCTCTACCGGCGGTTCGACGCGCACCTGCTCGGCGCGATCATGGCGGCGGCCATGGACTGGCCCGACCTCGACCTCTTCGACGACCCGGAGAAGGCGGCGGCACTCGACCGGGCCCGGAAGATGGCGGCGTACGGACCGGGCGAGCTCGTCTCCGGCCTGAGCACGAAGTGGCAGACCCTCTCGCAAGGTGCGGCGTCGGCGGTCCTGCTGGCCGTCTACTTCCCCTACGCGGCAATTCCGCTGGCGCTGCTGTGGGTGCTCTTCGGCCGCGCGCTGCAGGCGAGCTACTACCGAGCCAATCCCTTCTGGGCGGAGCCCCTGCGCCGTGCGGACTACCTGAAACGGCTGGGCACGATGCCGGACTGGGCGAAGGAGCTGCGGATCTTCGGACTGGTCGAGTGGATCGCCGACCGGTTCACCGGCCAGTGGCGGCAGGTGATGGCCGAGCTGCAGCGCGCCCGCCGGGCCGACCATCGGGTGATGGCCGCATGGAGCACCGCGTTGTTCCTCGGCAACGCCGGGGCGACTGCGCTCGTCGTACGCAGCGCGTGGACCGGGTCGCTGGGGCTCGGCGGTCTCGCGGTCGCCACGCAGGCCATCTTCGGTATGGCACTGCTCGCCAGCCAGCAGGGCGACATCTGGATCGAGAACGGCGCAGTACCGGTGCCGGAGGTGCACGCGCTGCAGGACATGGTGGCCGACCGGCCCGGTGAGGTCGCCGGACGCACCGCCGACGCGCTGCCGGCGCGCAGCATCCGGTTCGAGCACCTGTCCTTCACCTACCCGGGCCGGTCGGAGCCGGTCTACGACGACTTCGACCTCGAGATCGAGGCCGGGACGTCGCTGGCGGTCGTCGGCATCAACGGCGCGGGCAAGACGACGCTCGTCAAGCTGCTCACCGGCCTGTGTCACCCGCAGCGCGGCCGTATCACGGTCGACGGCACCGACCTGTCCGCCCTGACCACCGCGAGCTGGCGGCGCGCGGTCGGCGCGATCTTCCAGGACTTCGTGCACTACGAGCTCCCGGCCCGGGAGAACGTCGGATTCGGCGCGGTGGAGATGCTCGGCGACCCCGGCAGCGACGCGCGCGTGCAGGCGGCTGCCCACAGTGCCGGCGCGAAGGCGCTGGTCGACGGCCTGCCCCGCGGGCTGGACACCACGCTGTCGCGGCGGTTCGACGGTGGCGTCGACCTGTCCGGCGGGCAGTGGCAGCGGATCGCGCTCGCCCGGGCCCTGATGGCGGTCGAAGGCGGTGCGCGGGTGCTCGTGCTGGACGAGCCGACCGCGCACCTCGACGTCCGCGCCGAAGCGGATCTCTTCGACCGGTTCCTGGATCTGACCCGCGGCTTGACGACGGTTCTGATCAGCCACCGATTCTCGACGGTACGGCGGGCCGACCGGATCGTCGTCCTCGATGCCGGCCGCGTGGTCGAGGACGGCAGCCACGCCGACCTCGTCGCCGCGGGCGGCCGTTACGCGCACATGTTCCGGTTGCAGGCCGACCGTTACGTCGGTGATCACAGTGGCTGA
- a CDS encoding DUF2203 domain-containing protein, which translates to MALFDVAEARAELAGLRPTLDEFVVIRADAAELAASLGPGQAPTPLGGLPEFKAAQARLDELMTGIQQTGVELKGFAPLLLDFPAELDDVPVLLCWLEGDAGLEWYHRLDLGFAGRRPLTTPG; encoded by the coding sequence ATGGCGCTGTTCGACGTGGCGGAGGCGCGGGCTGAGCTCGCCGGCCTTCGACCTACCCTCGACGAGTTCGTGGTCATCCGGGCCGATGCGGCCGAACTCGCCGCCTCGCTCGGCCCCGGGCAGGCGCCGACGCCGCTCGGCGGGCTGCCGGAGTTCAAGGCGGCGCAGGCCAGGCTGGACGAGCTGATGACCGGGATCCAGCAGACCGGTGTCGAGCTGAAGGGCTTCGCCCCGCTGCTCCTCGACTTTCCGGCCGAGCTGGACGATGTACCGGTGTTGCTGTGCTGGCTGGAAGGTGACGCGGGGCTGGAGTGGTATCACCGGCTCGACCTCGGGTTCGCCGGCCGGCGACCACTCACGACGCCGGGGTAG
- a CDS encoding response regulator transcription factor codes for QRGLHLGLTRPFDVMVIDRGLPAIEGVDLLGRLRSRSVGSPALILTARGTLADRVEGLDAGAQDYLVKPFEIDELLARLRALLRRHADRADTLPFGAGRLDLVHRRVQSADGTVVVGLSDRECALLRMLVSRPSRVYTREELLQGAFGDAERPAAVDACVHYLRRKLGRQAVATVHGVGYRAGTW; via the coding sequence CAGCGCGGCCTGCACCTCGGCCTGACCCGCCCGTTCGACGTGATGGTGATCGACCGGGGCCTGCCTGCGATCGAGGGGGTCGACCTGCTCGGCCGGCTCCGGTCGCGGTCGGTCGGCTCGCCGGCGTTGATCCTCACCGCGCGGGGGACGCTCGCCGACAGGGTCGAAGGTCTGGACGCGGGGGCGCAGGACTACCTGGTCAAGCCGTTCGAGATCGACGAGTTGCTCGCCCGGCTCCGTGCACTCCTCCGGCGGCATGCGGATCGCGCCGACACCCTCCCGTTCGGCGCCGGCCGGCTCGACCTCGTCCACCGCCGGGTCCAGTCGGCTGACGGCACCGTCGTCGTCGGTCTCTCCGACCGGGAATGCGCGCTGCTGCGGATGCTGGTCAGCCGGCCAAGCCGGGTCTACACGCGCGAAGAACTGCTGCAGGGCGCATTCGGCGATGCCGAGCGCCCGGCGGCCGTCGACGCATGCGTGCACTACCTGCGCCGCAAACTCGGTCGACAGGCAGTGGCGACGGTGCACGGCGTCGGCTACCGCGCGGGCACCTGGTGA
- a CDS encoding ABC transporter ATP-binding protein encodes MITVADSAAGVGRLQVARTMFGFAWAADRRRCVLTLVLHAAVAVVGSLFAVWLKLLVDAVTGHHLAEAVLATSAIAVSVAALAGLDYAVSRVQMTLNDHAHHLIERRLLEVVGRTPTLEIHETPAHLMQLELLEDDSWAFGNVIPALVNAAETLLRIVITIVLLAAVDPVLLLLPLFGLPSLLLSGRASGLYNRGNELAADPLRRGASLFHLVTGSAAAKEIRLFRLRDELLGRFHDAQRDVRRIQARLQAQGEAIRFATRFTFLVGYIGAIVLVTQRAVDGRTSVGDVLLVAVLAGQVLTLVSNSAELGQWLIRTLIAAGRFVHLEQVAAGATGGRSADDAAPDRLDVGIRVQDVSYRYPGRETDTLHGVDLLLPAGSTVALVGDNGAGKSTLVKLLAGLYRPSGGQMWVDDTDLARIDPVRWRERISAGFQDHARFEFVAQETIGIGDLSVVDDASAAGAALERAASEDVLASLPDGLRTQLGPSWPGGVELSGGQWQKLAIGRAMMRTRPLLLLLDEPTAALDAESEHRLFESWTRAAQELRAASGAITLLVSHRFSTVRMADLIVVLDGGRIVETGSHADLMARNGLYAELFEIQARAYR; translated from the coding sequence GTGATCACAGTGGCTGATTCCGCCGCGGGCGTCGGCCGGCTGCAGGTCGCCCGGACGATGTTCGGCTTCGCGTGGGCGGCCGACCGCCGCCGCTGCGTCCTGACGCTGGTGCTGCACGCCGCCGTGGCGGTCGTCGGCTCGCTGTTCGCGGTGTGGCTGAAACTATTGGTCGACGCCGTGACGGGGCATCACCTCGCCGAAGCGGTGCTCGCCACCTCGGCGATCGCCGTGTCGGTCGCCGCACTCGCCGGACTTGACTACGCGGTCTCGCGGGTGCAGATGACCCTCAACGACCACGCCCACCACCTGATCGAGCGGCGGTTGCTGGAAGTGGTCGGCCGGACTCCGACTCTCGAGATCCACGAGACGCCGGCGCACCTGATGCAGCTGGAGCTGCTCGAGGATGATTCGTGGGCGTTCGGCAACGTGATACCTGCGCTGGTCAATGCCGCCGAGACGCTGCTCCGCATCGTCATCACGATCGTCCTGCTCGCGGCGGTCGATCCGGTGCTCCTGCTGCTGCCACTCTTCGGGCTGCCGTCCCTGCTCCTCAGCGGCCGGGCGAGCGGGCTCTACAACCGCGGAAACGAGCTGGCCGCCGATCCGTTGCGGCGGGGCGCGTCGCTGTTCCACCTGGTCACCGGCAGCGCAGCGGCCAAGGAGATCCGACTGTTCCGGCTGCGAGATGAACTGCTGGGTCGGTTCCACGACGCGCAGCGGGACGTACGCCGGATCCAGGCCCGACTCCAGGCGCAGGGCGAGGCGATCCGCTTCGCGACCCGGTTCACCTTCCTGGTCGGCTACATCGGCGCGATCGTGCTGGTCACCCAACGCGCGGTGGACGGCCGGACGAGTGTCGGCGACGTACTTCTCGTCGCCGTGCTCGCAGGTCAAGTGCTAACGCTGGTCTCCAATTCGGCCGAGCTCGGGCAGTGGCTGATCCGGACCCTGATCGCGGCCGGCCGGTTCGTCCACCTCGAACAGGTCGCCGCCGGGGCGACCGGCGGACGTTCCGCCGACGACGCTGCGCCGGATCGTCTCGACGTGGGTATCCGCGTGCAGGACGTCTCCTACCGCTACCCCGGCCGGGAGACCGACACCCTGCACGGCGTCGACCTGCTGCTGCCGGCCGGATCGACCGTCGCCCTCGTCGGCGACAACGGCGCGGGCAAGTCGACCCTCGTCAAGCTGCTGGCCGGGCTCTACCGGCCGTCCGGCGGGCAGATGTGGGTCGACGACACGGACCTCGCCCGGATCGACCCGGTGCGGTGGCGGGAGCGGATCTCGGCGGGCTTCCAGGATCACGCCCGGTTCGAGTTCGTCGCGCAGGAGACGATCGGTATCGGCGATCTCTCCGTAGTGGACGATGCGTCGGCCGCCGGTGCGGCGCTGGAGCGGGCGGCGTCGGAGGACGTGCTGGCGTCGTTGCCGGACGGCCTGCGCACGCAGCTCGGGCCGAGCTGGCCAGGCGGCGTCGAGCTGTCCGGCGGGCAGTGGCAGAAGCTCGCCATCGGCCGGGCGATGATGCGCACCCGGCCGCTGCTGCTCCTCCTCGACGAGCCGACGGCGGCCCTGGACGCGGAGTCCGAGCACCGGCTCTTCGAGAGCTGGACCCGCGCCGCGCAGGAGCTGCGCGCGGCGAGCGGCGCGATCACGTTGCTGGTGTCGCACCGGTTCTCCACCGTGCGGATGGCCGACCTCATCGTCGTACTCGACGGCGGCCGGATCGTCGAGACCGGCAGCCACGCCGACCTGATGGCCCGCAACGGCCTGTACGCCGAGCTCTTCGAGATCCAGGCGCGCGCCTACCGGTGA
- a CDS encoding dihydrofolate reductase family protein: MGKVLWHTPLSLDGFIAGPDDDMGWVFDVDGGSGETADEVVRSTGALLVGRRTQDVEDRLQPGFYGGAFRGPFFVLRHDPPAQPPVVKGVTGQFLDMGIEEAVTLAKKAADGANVVILGANVARQCLEAGLLDEIIVHIAPVLVGGGVRFFESAGGAPIRLEAIASHVEGETTVLRYAVPKTPGE; the protein is encoded by the coding sequence ATGGGGAAGGTGCTCTGGCACACGCCGTTGAGTCTGGACGGCTTCATAGCGGGGCCGGACGATGACATGGGGTGGGTTTTCGACGTCGATGGCGGGTCAGGCGAGACCGCCGACGAGGTTGTTCGATCGACGGGAGCGTTGCTGGTTGGCCGGCGTACGCAGGATGTCGAGGATCGCCTGCAACCGGGCTTCTACGGAGGCGCCTTTCGCGGGCCGTTCTTTGTGTTGCGCCATGATCCGCCGGCGCAGCCCCCGGTCGTGAAGGGTGTGACCGGCCAGTTCCTCGACATGGGGATCGAGGAGGCGGTGACACTTGCCAAGAAGGCCGCGGATGGCGCGAATGTGGTCATCCTTGGCGCCAATGTCGCCCGGCAGTGTCTCGAGGCCGGGCTGCTGGACGAGATCATCGTGCACATTGCTCCGGTCCTCGTCGGCGGGGGCGTTCGCTTCTTTGAGAGCGCCGGGGGCGCTCCGATCAGACTGGAGGCGATCGCCTCCCACGTGGAGGGCGAGACCACGGTGCTTCGCTACGCGGTCCCGAAGACGCCAGGGGAATAA
- a CDS encoding phosphatase PAP2 family protein — protein MGWFFVAGIVVVVAVGAAVGLGAHTGSWWRSRPPRFSDRVYGGFGRVAGFVLTIAAGSGVVWALGWVVGYIARELDPADHTAFAWIRPRADVSWLSPAMRVLTQMGNNRETQIITVVAAVVLTVLWWIRRRGITALTPAVLMVVAYELEHQMQHTLKLLAHRGHPPTTLGTFPSGGCARLLCVAGLAIYLLLRYFNANRSRIGVGVWTLFGVAVYIEGFARIYLSQHWVTDVFGGWIVGTMLLAVMVGAAMVLDHPATARQPHPGTPVGAADAGDPTERHRVTT, from the coding sequence ATGGGTTGGTTCTTCGTCGCGGGCATCGTCGTCGTGGTGGCGGTCGGCGCGGCCGTGGGGCTGGGTGCGCACACCGGGTCCTGGTGGCGGAGTCGGCCGCCACGGTTCTCCGACCGGGTTTACGGCGGGTTCGGCCGGGTCGCCGGCTTCGTTCTCACGATCGCCGCCGGCTCCGGCGTCGTCTGGGCGCTGGGTTGGGTCGTCGGCTACATCGCCCGTGAACTCGACCCGGCCGACCACACGGCCTTCGCGTGGATCCGACCGCGGGCCGACGTCTCCTGGCTCAGCCCGGCGATGCGGGTACTGACCCAGATGGGCAACAACCGGGAGACGCAGATCATCACGGTGGTCGCGGCCGTCGTACTCACCGTCCTGTGGTGGATCCGACGGCGCGGAATCACCGCGCTCACCCCCGCGGTGCTGATGGTCGTCGCCTACGAGCTCGAGCATCAGATGCAGCACACCCTGAAACTGCTTGCCCATCGGGGCCATCCGCCCACCACGCTGGGCACGTTCCCGTCCGGCGGCTGCGCCCGCCTGCTGTGTGTCGCCGGGCTGGCCATCTACCTGCTGCTCCGCTACTTCAACGCCAACCGCTCCCGGATCGGTGTCGGCGTGTGGACCCTCTTCGGGGTCGCGGTCTACATCGAAGGCTTCGCCCGGATCTACCTGTCCCAGCACTGGGTCACCGACGTCTTCGGTGGCTGGATCGTGGGCACGATGCTGCTAGCGGTCATGGTCGGCGCCGCGATGGTGCTCGACCACCCGGCCACCGCACGGCAACCTCATCCGGGGACGCCGGTCGGCGCAGCCGATGCCGGTGACCCGACAGAGCGACACCGGGTAACGACCTGA